The genomic region ATCTACAGCTCAGGAGGCCGGCTGTGACACGAGTGGTGGTTACCGGGCTCGGTGTTCGCGCCCCAGGCGGGTCGGGGGTGAAGGAATTCTGGAGTCTGCTCAGTGAAGGACGCACCGCGACTCGGGGGATCACCTTTTTCGATTCTTCCCCCTTTCGTTCGCGCGTCGCCGGTGAGGTGGATTTCGACGGTGCCGCCGAGGGGCTGACCCCGCAGGAACTCAGGCGAATGGACCGGGCCACCCAGTTCGCGGTGGTGTGCGCACGGGAGGCTCTGGCCGACAGCGGTCTGCCCCTCGAGGCGCACGCCCCCGAACGACGCGGTGTCGTGCTGGGCAGCGCGGTCGCCGCCGCGACCAGCCTGGAGAACGAGTACCTGGTGCTGTCCGACTCCGGCCGCGACTGGCTGGTGGACCCGGCGCACCTGTCCCCCTACATGGGCGACTACCTGTCCCCGGGCGTCGCGCCCGCGGAGGTGGCCTGGACGGCCGGGGCGGAAGGGCCCGTGATCATGGTGTCGGACGGCTGCACGTCGGGGCTCGACGCCGTCGGCTACGGGGTCCAGCTCATCCAGGAGGGCAGTGCCGACGTGGTCGTCGCGGGAGCCACGGACACACCGATCACCCCCATCGTCGTGGCGTGCTTCGACGCCATCAAGGCGACGACCCCGCGCAACGACGAGCCCGCCCTGGCCTCGCGCCCCTTCGACGCCACCCGGAACGGCTTCGTCCTGGCGGAGGGCGCCGCGATGTTCGTCCTGGAGAGCCACGCCTCGGCGAGGGCACGGGGCGCCCATGTCTATGCCGAGATCGGCGGCTACGCCACGCGGTGCAACGCCTACCACATGACGGGGCTGAAGAAGGACGGCCGGGAAATGGCGGAGGCGATCAGGGTGGCGCTCGATCAGGCACGTCTGAACCCCACCGACATCGACTACGTCAACGCCCACGGTTCCGGCACCAAGCAGAACGACCGGCACGAGACCGCGGCCTTCAAGACCAGCCTGGGCCGGCACGCGTACGACGTGCCCGTCAGTTCCATCAAGTCGATGATCGGGCACTCGCTCGGCGCGATCGGCTCCCTCGAGATCGCCGCTTCGCTGCTGGCCATCGAGAACGACACCGTCCCGCCGACGGCGAACCTGCACCACCCCGACCCGGAATGCGATCTCGACTACGTGCCGCTCACCGCCCGGGAACAGCCCACGAACGCGGTGCTGACGGTGGGCAGCGGGTTCGGGGGCTTCCAGAGCGCGATGGTCCTGCACCGTCCGGAGGTGACGGCCGTATGAGCACCGCACGCACCGTCGTCACCGGGGTCGGCGTCGTGGCTCCCAACGGAGTGGGCGCCCGGGCCTACTGGGACGGGTTGCTGGCCGGCAAGAACGGCATATCCGAACTGACCCGCTTCGAGGCCTCGAGCTACCGGGCCCGCCTCGCCGGGCAGATCGACGACTTTCTGGCCACGGACCACATTCCCTCCCGGCTGATGCCCCAGACGGACGTCTCCACCCGCTACGCACTCACCGCGGCCGAGGAGGCCCTCAAGGACGCCGGCGTCGGGCCCGAGTGCGGCCTGGCGGACTACGACATGGGAGTCGTCACCTCCACCGCCCAGGGCGGATTCGACTTCACCCACCGTGAGTTCCGCAAGTTATGGAGCCGCGGACCTGAGTTCGTGAGTGTCTATGAGTCGTTCGCCTGGTTCTACGCCGTCAACACGGGCCAGATCTCCATCCGGCACGGGACCCGCGGCCCTTCGGCGGCGCTGGTGGCCGAGCAGGCGGGCGGCCTCGACGCGATCGGGCACGCACGTCGGACGGTGAACGCCGGTACCCCGCTGGTGCTGTGCGGCGGGGTCGACTCGGCGCTGGATCCATGGGGCTGGCTGTCCCAGCTCGCCGACCAGCGGGTGACCACCGCCACAGATCCCGAGCGCGCCTACCTCCCGTTCGACACCGAAGCCGCCGGTCATGTGCCCGGCGAGGGCGGTGCCATGCTGGTCGTCGAGGACGCGGAGTCCGCCGCGCGCCGCGGTGCCCCCCAGGTGTACGGGCAGATCGCGGGCTACGCGGCCACGTTCGACCCGGCGCCGGGAACGGGCCGTCCGCCGGCCCTGGCCAGGGCGGCCCGGCTGGCTCTGGAGCAGGCGGCACTCGACCGTTCCGACGTCGACGTCGTGTTCGCCGACGGTGCCGCGCGTCCCGACGCGGACCGAAGCGAGGCGGAGGCGATCCGTGAACTGTTCGGTCCGCACGGCGTTCCCGTCACCGTACCCAAGGCGCTCCTGGGCCGGATGTGCGCGGGCGGCGGCCCGGCCGACCTGGTCGCGGCCGTCCTGGCCCTGCGCGACGGCGTGGTTCCGGCGACCGCGCACACCTCCCAGGTGCCCGCCGCCTACGAACTCGACCTGGTGACCGGTGAGCCACGCGACATCCGCCCCCGCTCGGCCCTCGTCCTGGCCCGCGGCCGGCACGGCTTCAACACCGCGGTCGTCCTGACCGCCGGCGAGGACCGCTGACAAACCTCACGCAGACCCCTGAAGCGACACATCAATGGAGGAGCATCGTCATGGCTGAACTCACCCTCGACTCGTTGCGCCGGATCCTGGTGACATGCGCCGGCGAGAGCGACACGGACGGCATGGGGGACGAGACGCTGGACCTCAGCTTCCAGGACCTCGGCTACGACTCGCTGGCCCTGATGGAGGCGGCCGCGGTGATCGAGCGCGAGTACGGGGTCGCCCTGTCCGACGAGGTGGTGGCGACGGTTCCCACCCCCCGCGCGCTCCTCGACCTGGTCAACGAGTCCTCACAGAACGCCGCCTGACACCGACCGGTCCGCCAAGGAGGGCACCAGGATGAACGGCACCACACTGCATCGCACCGAGCACTCCCTGACCATCGCGGCTCCCGCCGACGAGCTGTACGCCGTGGTCGCGGACGTCACCCGATGGCCCGCCGTGTTCGAGCCGACCGTGGCCGTGCGCCACCTGGAACGGGTGGGGCGCACCGAGCGCTTCCAGATCTGGGCGGAGGTCAACGGCCGGGTGGTCACCTGGCGCTCCACCCGCGTCCTCGACGGTGACCGCCGAGTGATCATCTTCCATCAGGAGCACAGCGCTCCGCCGTTCGCGCGCATGTCGGGGGCCTGGTTCTTCCG from Streptomyces chartreusis NRRL 3882 harbors:
- a CDS encoding beta-ketoacyl-[acyl-carrier-protein] synthase family protein, with product MEEQHLQLRRPAVTRVVVTGLGVRAPGGSGVKEFWSLLSEGRTATRGITFFDSSPFRSRVAGEVDFDGAAEGLTPQELRRMDRATQFAVVCAREALADSGLPLEAHAPERRGVVLGSAVAAATSLENEYLVLSDSGRDWLVDPAHLSPYMGDYLSPGVAPAEVAWTAGAEGPVIMVSDGCTSGLDAVGYGVQLIQEGSADVVVAGATDTPITPIVVACFDAIKATTPRNDEPALASRPFDATRNGFVLAEGAAMFVLESHASARARGAHVYAEIGGYATRCNAYHMTGLKKDGREMAEAIRVALDQARLNPTDIDYVNAHGSGTKQNDRHETAAFKTSLGRHAYDVPVSSIKSMIGHSLGAIGSLEIAASLLAIENDTVPPTANLHHPDPECDLDYVPLTAREQPTNAVLTVGSGFGGFQSAMVLHRPEVTAV
- a CDS encoding ketosynthase chain-length factor codes for the protein MSTARTVVTGVGVVAPNGVGARAYWDGLLAGKNGISELTRFEASSYRARLAGQIDDFLATDHIPSRLMPQTDVSTRYALTAAEEALKDAGVGPECGLADYDMGVVTSTAQGGFDFTHREFRKLWSRGPEFVSVYESFAWFYAVNTGQISIRHGTRGPSAALVAEQAGGLDAIGHARRTVNAGTPLVLCGGVDSALDPWGWLSQLADQRVTTATDPERAYLPFDTEAAGHVPGEGGAMLVVEDAESAARRGAPQVYGQIAGYAATFDPAPGTGRPPALARAARLALEQAALDRSDVDVVFADGAARPDADRSEAEAIRELFGPHGVPVTVPKALLGRMCAGGGPADLVAAVLALRDGVVPATAHTSQVPAAYELDLVTGEPRDIRPRSALVLARGRHGFNTAVVLTAGEDR
- a CDS encoding acyl carrier protein; its protein translation is MAELTLDSLRRILVTCAGESDTDGMGDETLDLSFQDLGYDSLALMEAAAVIEREYGVALSDEVVATVPTPRALLDLVNESSQNAA